The Leptospira bouyouniensis genomic interval ACTTATAACTACGAAAGTATGCCATTTCGGCTTTGATATCGGGAAACCCATAACTCTCAGCACCATCGATAAATTCAGAAGATAGATTTACTTCTTGAGGACCCATAAGCGATTCCCCAAGAACAATGGTTAGCTGTTCTTTCTGTTCAGCAGAACAAACGATAAAGGTTTTTTTGCCACCACGAAAGAAGAAATTAAAATAAATGGGGAATTCAAGTTCGGCAATTGAGATGCCTTTTTCCACATGGAAGAACTTGTTAGGGAGGACAAACACCAAAGGGGTTTGTTTTTCTAACCCCATGGTGTCCTTAATTGTTTCAGGAGGGGATCCGAACTGGATATACCCTTCTGATGTATCGACTAAATATCCCCCTCTAGGGAGTGCTGTAAAACCATTCGGTTCGGAACTGACCATTAGGGGATAATTTATTTCCTACTTGTGATTTTCTATAAATTTTTTAATTTGCGGTTTTGGTAAAGCACCAATTGCTTTGTCTACTAAAACTCCATCTTTATAGAGAAGCAGAGTAGGGATGGATTGGATACCGAGCTCCTGCGCTGTCTTCTGGTTGAAATCAACGTTTAGTTTTGTAATTTTGATATCCGCCATTTCTTGTGAAAGTTCATCAAGTACAGGAGCAACCATTCTACAAGGTCCACACCATTCTGCCCAACAATCCACTAAAACCACGCCATTTGCAGTTTCTTGTTTGAAATTGGCGTCATTGATTTCTGTAAGTGCCATATTTCGAAATCTCCTTTTGAAACGTATAACCTTTCTATAAACTAGACTGGGGATTCTAGGGAAAATCGTCGATTATTGTTTCTTTTTTTTCTTTTTATCGTCGGATTCGAGGTCCGTGATCTTTTGTTGGAAGGACTCAATGAGTGTTTTCGTTTTTTCCAAATCTTCATTTTCGCCGGTAATTTGGAATATTTTGCGGTTCATCTCGAGCATTTCCACAGAATGTTTCAAATCTGTGGAATCTTGTGTTGACATTTCAAATTTAGATCGATAGTCCTGGGCCGCTTGGTTGGCAAGTTCGATGATGAGGTTAAAGTGTTCCTTTCTAATATAATAGTAAGGATTTTCTAAATCTTGTTCTTTCTCGTAGGCGATAAAATCAAAAAGATTCTTAGTACATGCCGCCACACGGAAATTGATATCAGGCCAAGACCATTTCCATTTCGAATTGGTACCAAAGGCAGTTACCGTTTTTTTCATGGCTTGCAGTAAACCTTTGATGAGGTTCAATCGTTGTGTAGG includes:
- the trxA gene encoding thioredoxin, which codes for MRFKRRFRNMALTEINDANFKQETANGVVLVDCWAEWCGPCRMVAPVLDELSQEMADIKITKLNVDFNQKTAQELGIQSIPTLLLYKDGVLVDKAIGALPKPQIKKFIENHK